In one Umezawaea sp. Da 62-37 genomic region, the following are encoded:
- a CDS encoding AI-2E family transporter, which yields MAAMADPDSKAAEAHHDLVAQPHEEEAEGPIADAEAAAAEMSSDERPLGRPGRPLNRRSPFFVGMIGAAGVAVTYGLSQLLLSTRDVLVMIGLAFFLAVGLEPAVSWLAQHKWRRGAAVSAVLLTLVGILVGFLVMAITPLVDQATQFAAHAPEYLKDLTSKGSALTELNTRFDLQTKVQNLVTKNQDTLMNGILGAGAMVFGVLTNTVIVMILTAYFLGNLPAIRRTIYRFVPSTRRPRAILIGDQMFAKIGGYVLGNVLISLIAGAVTFVWLIVFGVPYALLLAIGVMILDLIPAVGATIAAVVVSLIALTVSLPVGIATAVFFIVYQTVENYYLSPKVMGRVVEIPDVVTVAAVLIGGTLLGVIGAIVAIPLAAAVLLLLREVLFPRLDRA from the coding sequence ATGGCGGCGATGGCGGACCCTGACAGCAAGGCGGCGGAAGCGCACCACGACCTGGTGGCGCAGCCGCACGAGGAAGAGGCCGAGGGGCCGATCGCGGACGCCGAGGCGGCCGCGGCCGAGATGAGCAGCGACGAGCGCCCGCTGGGGCGTCCCGGCCGGCCGCTCAACCGGCGTTCGCCGTTCTTCGTCGGCATGATCGGCGCGGCGGGCGTCGCGGTGACCTACGGGCTGTCGCAGCTCCTGCTGAGCACGCGGGACGTGCTGGTCATGATCGGGCTGGCGTTCTTCCTGGCCGTCGGGCTCGAACCCGCCGTGTCCTGGCTGGCGCAGCACAAGTGGCGGCGCGGCGCGGCCGTGTCGGCGGTGCTGCTGACGCTGGTCGGGATCCTGGTGGGGTTCCTGGTCATGGCGATCACCCCGCTGGTCGACCAGGCGACCCAGTTCGCCGCCCACGCGCCCGAGTACCTGAAGGACCTGACGTCCAAGGGTTCGGCGCTGACCGAACTGAACACCCGCTTCGACCTGCAGACCAAGGTCCAGAACCTGGTGACCAAGAACCAGGACACGCTGATGAACGGCATCCTGGGCGCGGGCGCGATGGTGTTCGGGGTGCTGACCAACACGGTCATCGTGATGATCCTGACCGCGTACTTCCTGGGCAACCTCCCGGCGATCCGCCGCACGATCTACCGGTTCGTGCCGAGCACGCGCAGGCCGAGGGCGATCCTGATCGGCGACCAGATGTTCGCCAAGATCGGCGGCTACGTCCTGGGCAACGTGCTCATCTCGCTGATCGCGGGAGCCGTCACGTTCGTCTGGCTGATCGTCTTCGGTGTCCCCTACGCGCTGCTGCTCGCCATCGGCGTGATGATCCTGGACCTCATCCCGGCCGTCGGCGCGACCATCGCGGCGGTCGTCGTCAGCCTGATCGCGCTGACGGTGTCACTCCCCGTAGGCATCGCGACCGCCGTCTTCTTCATCGTGTACCAGACCGTCGAGAACTACTACCTCTCGCCGAAGGTCATGGGTCGGGTGGTCGAGATCCCCGACGTCGTCACCGTCGCCGCCGTGCTCATCGGCGGCACGCTCCTCGGCGTAATTGGAGCAATCGTCGCAATTCCGCTGGCAGCGGCGGTGCTGCTGCTACTCAGAGAGGTTTTGTTCCCCCGATTGGATCGCGCCTGA
- a CDS encoding alpha-ketoacid dehydrogenase subunit beta has translation MTALSMSGALNRALADALEADDRVLVFGEDVGPLGGVFRITDGLAARFGDRRVFDTPLAESGIVGTAIGMAMNGMRPVVEMQFDAFAYPAFEQITSHLAKMRNRTRGKVEVPVVIRIPYGGGIGGVEHHCDSSEAYYTHTSGLRVVTPGTPQDAYDLLRDAIDSPDPVIFLEPKRRYWSKGEVFPGARRVGFDRAVVRRPGRDVTLIAYGPMVATALETAQAATEEGWDVEVVDLRSLSPFDDETVCESVRRTGRAVVVHEASGFGGYGAEVVARVTERCFHHLHAPVLRVTGFDIPYPPPKLEEHHLPGVDRILDAIGRLQWDDEVVGAGRGA, from the coding sequence ATGACCGCGCTGTCCATGTCCGGCGCGCTGAACCGCGCGCTCGCGGACGCGCTGGAGGCCGATGACCGGGTGCTGGTGTTCGGCGAGGACGTCGGCCCGCTCGGCGGGGTCTTCCGGATCACCGACGGGCTGGCAGCGCGGTTCGGGGACCGGCGGGTGTTCGACACGCCGCTGGCCGAGTCCGGCATCGTCGGCACCGCGATCGGCATGGCCATGAACGGCATGCGACCCGTGGTGGAGATGCAGTTCGACGCGTTCGCCTACCCGGCGTTCGAGCAGATCACCAGCCACCTGGCCAAGATGCGCAACCGCACCCGCGGCAAGGTCGAGGTGCCCGTGGTCATCCGCATCCCCTATGGCGGCGGCATCGGCGGCGTCGAGCACCACTGCGACTCGTCCGAGGCCTACTACACGCACACGTCCGGCCTGCGCGTCGTCACGCCCGGCACCCCGCAGGACGCCTACGACCTGCTGCGCGACGCGATCGACTCGCCGGACCCGGTGATCTTCCTCGAACCCAAGCGGCGCTACTGGTCCAAGGGCGAGGTGTTCCCCGGCGCGCGACGGGTGGGGTTCGACCGCGCGGTGGTCCGCAGGCCCGGCCGGGACGTCACGCTGATCGCGTACGGCCCGATGGTCGCGACGGCGCTGGAGACCGCCCAGGCCGCGACCGAGGAGGGCTGGGACGTGGAGGTCGTCGACCTGCGCAGCCTGTCGCCGTTCGACGACGAGACCGTGTGCGAGTCGGTGCGGCGCACCGGGCGCGCGGTCGTCGTGCACGAGGCGTCCGGGTTCGGCGGGTACGGCGCGGAGGTCGTCGCGCGGGTCACCGAGCGCTGCTTCCACCACCTGCACGCGCCCGTGCTGCGGGTGACCGGGTTCGACATCCCTTATCCGCCACCGAAACTGGAGGAGCACCACCTGCCCGGCGTGGACCGGATCCTGGACGCGATCGGCCGCCTCCAGTGGGACGACGAGGTCGTGGGGGCTGGTCGCGGTGCCTGA
- a CDS encoding CAP domain-containing protein, whose translation MAGCEGGGTVAEGGGFVTATPSPTTAAEPSSTDSLTGPSSSAAASSSSGAPSSSSSAVSSAPPTTTTTSEPPTPEPPPAPPQTTEKPAAPPPPANPAPTDAEAQEAKVLDLTNQERSAAGCSPLVADKRLATSARGHSQDMANQNYFDHVSKDGRTFVDRIKAAGYPSPGAENIAAGQQTPADVMKSWMESPGHRANILNCGLKALGVGVAKGGSFGIYWTQNFGW comes from the coding sequence GTGGCCGGCTGTGAAGGCGGTGGCACCGTCGCGGAGGGTGGCGGCTTCGTGACCGCGACCCCCAGCCCGACCACGGCCGCCGAGCCGTCGTCGACGGACTCGCTGACCGGGCCCTCCAGCTCCGCCGCGGCCTCCAGCAGTTCCGGCGCGCCCAGCAGCAGCAGCAGCGCGGTCTCCTCGGCCCCGCCGACGACGACCACCACCAGCGAGCCCCCGACGCCCGAGCCGCCCCCGGCCCCGCCGCAGACGACCGAGAAGCCCGCCGCCCCGCCGCCCCCGGCGAACCCGGCTCCGACCGACGCCGAGGCCCAGGAGGCGAAGGTCCTGGACCTCACCAACCAGGAGCGCTCCGCCGCGGGCTGCTCGCCCCTGGTCGCGGACAAGCGCCTGGCCACCTCGGCTCGCGGCCACAGCCAGGACATGGCGAACCAGAACTACTTCGACCACGTCTCCAAGGACGGCCGGACGTTCGTGGACCGGATCAAGGCCGCGGGGTACCCGAGTCCCGGCGCGGAGAACATCGCCGCGGGGCAGCAGACGCCCGCCGACGTGATGAAGAGCTGGATGGAGTCGCCGGGGCACCGGGCGAACATCCTGAACTGCGGGCTCAAGGCGCTCGGGGTCGGCGTCGCCAAGGGCGGGTCGTTCGGCATCTACTGGACTCAGAACTTCGGCTGGTAG
- the cobF gene encoding precorrin-6A synthase (deacetylating): MKQILVIGIGAGDPDHITVQAVKALNRVDVFFVLDKGEVKQDLVDVRQEILDRHVDRAHRVVEARDPERDRSTPAYAEAVHDWRRRRADVCEELIRTELADGETGAFLVWGDPALYDSTLAIVEDILARGDVEFDYEVIPGITSVQALVAKHRTSLNRVGRPVQITTGRRLAEGFPTDVDDVVVMLDAHNSFTGVADQDVDIYWGAYVGTPDELLISGPVREVAERIVATRAEARERKGWIMDTYLLRRRT, translated from the coding sequence GTGAAGCAGATCCTCGTCATCGGCATCGGAGCGGGCGACCCCGACCACATCACCGTCCAGGCGGTCAAGGCGCTCAACCGCGTCGACGTGTTCTTCGTCCTGGACAAGGGCGAGGTCAAGCAGGACCTGGTGGACGTCCGCCAGGAGATCCTGGACCGGCACGTCGACCGGGCCCACCGCGTGGTCGAGGCGCGCGACCCCGAACGGGACCGGAGCACGCCCGCCTACGCCGAGGCGGTGCACGACTGGCGCAGGCGGCGCGCGGACGTCTGCGAGGAGCTGATCCGCACCGAACTGGCCGACGGCGAGACCGGCGCGTTCCTCGTGTGGGGCGACCCGGCCCTCTACGACAGCACGCTGGCCATCGTCGAGGACATCCTGGCGCGCGGCGACGTGGAGTTCGACTACGAGGTCATCCCCGGCATCACCAGCGTGCAGGCGCTGGTGGCGAAGCACCGGACCAGCCTGAACCGGGTGGGCAGGCCAGTGCAGATCACCACCGGACGCAGGCTCGCGGAGGGTTTTCCCACCGACGTGGACGACGTCGTCGTCATGCTCGACGCGCACAACTCGTTCACCGGCGTGGCCGACCAGGACGTCGACATCTACTGGGGCGCGTACGTCGGCACCCCTGATGAGCTGCTCATCTCCGGTCCGGTGCGCGAGGTGGCCGAGCGGATCGTGGCCACGCGCGCCGAGGCGCGGGAGCGCAAGGGCTGGATCATGGACACCTACCTGCTGCGCCGCCGGACGTAG
- the pdhA gene encoding pyruvate dehydrogenase (acetyl-transferring) E1 component subunit alpha: protein MARTSLPARERSLLPTDEPLSLLTRTGEPVADPVLDMPGDDVLLELHRKMVVGRRFDTQATALTRQGRLAVYPSSRGQEACEVGAVLALREQDWLFPTYRDSVALVTRGVPAGETLTLLQGGWHLGYDPYEHRVGPQCTPLATNTLHAVGLAQAASLKGEDTVALVLVGDGATSEGDTHEALNFAGVWKAPVVFLVQNNGYAISVPMSKQNAAPSLAHKGVGYGVPSVLVDGNDPAAVYAVVRDAVRTAADGGGPTLIEALTYRVEAHTNADDATRYRDADEVAAWLDRDPVDRIEAYLTSKGLLDDARRAAVTAEAEAFAASVRDVMNTDVEVDPAELFAHVYAEPTRQLQEQAAMLAEELA, encoded by the coding sequence ATGGCGCGCACCAGCCTGCCCGCGCGGGAGCGTTCGCTGCTGCCGACCGATGAGCCGTTGTCCCTGCTGACCAGGACCGGTGAGCCGGTCGCGGACCCGGTGCTGGACATGCCGGGCGACGACGTCCTCCTGGAACTGCACCGCAAGATGGTCGTCGGCCGCCGGTTCGACACCCAGGCGACCGCGTTGACCCGGCAGGGGCGGCTGGCGGTCTACCCGTCGTCGCGCGGCCAGGAGGCCTGCGAGGTGGGCGCGGTGCTGGCCCTGCGGGAGCAGGACTGGCTGTTCCCGACCTACCGCGATTCGGTGGCGCTGGTGACCAGGGGCGTGCCCGCGGGGGAGACGTTGACGCTGCTGCAGGGCGGGTGGCACCTGGGCTACGACCCGTACGAGCACCGGGTGGGGCCGCAGTGCACGCCGTTGGCGACGAACACGCTGCACGCGGTCGGCCTGGCGCAGGCGGCGTCGCTGAAGGGCGAGGACACCGTGGCGCTGGTGCTGGTCGGCGACGGCGCCACCAGCGAGGGCGACACGCACGAGGCGCTGAACTTCGCCGGCGTGTGGAAGGCGCCGGTGGTGTTCCTGGTGCAGAACAACGGCTACGCGATCAGCGTGCCGATGAGCAAGCAGAACGCCGCGCCCTCGTTGGCGCACAAGGGCGTCGGCTACGGCGTGCCGTCCGTGCTGGTCGACGGCAACGACCCGGCCGCCGTGTACGCCGTGGTGCGCGACGCCGTCCGCACGGCCGCCGACGGCGGCGGGCCGACGCTGATCGAGGCGCTGACCTACCGGGTCGAGGCGCACACCAACGCCGACGACGCGACCCGCTACCGCGACGCCGACGAGGTGGCGGCCTGGCTGGACCGCGACCCGGTGGACCGGATCGAGGCCTACCTGACCTCGAAGGGGCTGCTGGACGACGCCCGCCGCGCGGCCGTCACCGCGGAGGCGGAGGCGTTCGCCGCATCGGTGCGCGACGTGATGAACACCGACGTCGAGGTGGATCCGGCCGAGCTGTTCGCGCACGTCTACGCCGAGCCGACCAGGCAGCTCCAGGAGCAGGCGGCGATGCTCGCGGAGGAGCTGGCATGA
- a CDS encoding SRPBCC family protein, with amino-acid sequence MEEVRKIETGPRTVTRQVVVNAPAAPLFAMLADPRRHDEVDGSGTVRADVRGPERLSEGARFSVAMKMYGLPYRITSVVTAFEDGRLIEWRHPAGHHWRWSFEEVDGRTVVTETFDYTGSKGPRVLELLRMPALNAKGITATLAGLRDRFE; translated from the coding sequence GTGGAAGAAGTGCGCAAGATCGAGACCGGCCCCCGGACGGTGACCCGGCAGGTGGTGGTGAACGCCCCGGCGGCGCCCCTGTTCGCGATGTTGGCCGATCCGCGTCGGCACGACGAGGTGGACGGGTCGGGGACCGTGCGGGCGGACGTGCGGGGGCCGGAGCGGTTGAGCGAGGGTGCCCGGTTCTCCGTCGCCATGAAGATGTACGGGTTGCCCTACCGGATCACCAGCGTCGTCACGGCGTTCGAGGACGGGCGGTTGATCGAGTGGCGGCATCCGGCGGGGCACCACTGGCGGTGGAGCTTCGAGGAGGTCGACGGGCGCACGGTGGTGACGGAGACGTTCGACTACACCGGGTCCAAGGGGCCGAGGGTGTTGGAGTTGTTGCGGATGCCCGCGCTGAACGCGAAGGGGATCACGGCGACGCTGGCGGGGTTGCGGGACCGGTTCGAGTAG
- a CDS encoding response regulator transcription factor, giving the protein MPSVLLVEDDPVVRSAVTRALTALGNAVTPVGTALDALREITSGTFDVVVLDLGLPDMDGGDALRMMRGVCDVPVIVATARDDETEIVRLLNAGADDYLVKPFSSDHLAARLAAVLRRARRDDAHEPLRVGELVVDLERREAALSGRVLALTRKEFDLLAYLAAREGKVVPRGELLANLWNMPSNQDDQTLDVHLSWLRRKLGERAAAPRYLHTVRGVGFKLTAAG; this is encoded by the coding sequence ATGCCTTCGGTGCTGCTCGTCGAGGACGATCCGGTCGTGCGCTCGGCCGTGACCAGAGCCCTCACCGCACTCGGCAACGCGGTCACCCCCGTCGGGACCGCGCTGGACGCGTTGCGGGAGATCACGTCGGGGACGTTCGACGTGGTCGTGCTGGACCTGGGTCTGCCGGACATGGACGGCGGCGACGCGCTGCGCATGATGCGCGGCGTGTGCGACGTGCCCGTGATCGTGGCGACCGCCCGCGACGACGAGACCGAGATCGTGCGGCTGCTCAACGCGGGCGCGGACGACTACCTAGTGAAGCCGTTCTCCAGCGACCACCTGGCCGCGCGGCTGGCCGCCGTGCTGCGCCGGGCCCGGCGCGACGACGCGCACGAGCCGCTGCGGGTCGGCGAGCTGGTGGTGGACCTGGAACGCCGGGAGGCCGCGCTGAGCGGTCGGGTGCTCGCGTTGACGCGCAAGGAGTTCGACCTGCTGGCGTACCTGGCCGCCCGCGAGGGCAAGGTCGTGCCGCGCGGCGAGCTGCTGGCGAACCTGTGGAACATGCCGAGCAACCAGGACGACCAGACGCTGGACGTGCACCTGTCCTGGCTGCGCCGCAAGCTCGGTGAGCGCGCGGCGGCGCCCCGCTACCTGCACACCGTCCGCGGTGTCGGGTTCAAGCTCACGGCGGCTGGGTGA
- a CDS encoding intradiol ring-cleavage dioxygenase encodes MSGHTPDHDRGLAFDLATLNRRRVLTLFGGAGLATLVGCASGSTEPTAATTSGSTSAAASASAAACAPEIPDETSGPFPGDGSNGPNVLTESGIVRDDIRSSFGGSSGTAQGVPLTITLTVQKDCKAYTGAAVYLWHCDRDGNYSMYSNGVADQNYLRGVQETDASGEVTFTTIFPAAYSGRWPHAHFEVYPDLAEATKAGDPVKTTQLAFPKDVCETVYATNGYSASVRNLASSSLETDNVFSDGHDTQLATVTGDATGGYKATLLVSV; translated from the coding sequence ATGAGCGGACACACGCCGGACCACGACCGCGGACTCGCCTTCGACCTGGCGACCCTGAACCGCCGCCGCGTCCTCACCCTCTTCGGCGGCGCGGGCCTGGCCACCCTCGTCGGCTGCGCGAGCGGCTCCACGGAGCCGACCGCCGCCACCACGTCCGGCAGCACTTCGGCCGCCGCCTCGGCCTCCGCGGCCGCGTGCGCCCCCGAGATCCCCGACGAGACCTCCGGCCCGTTCCCCGGCGACGGGTCGAACGGCCCGAACGTCCTCACCGAGAGCGGCATCGTGCGCGACGACATCCGCTCCAGCTTCGGCGGCTCCTCGGGCACCGCCCAGGGTGTGCCGCTGACCATCACCCTCACCGTGCAGAAGGACTGCAAGGCCTACACCGGGGCCGCGGTGTACCTGTGGCACTGCGACCGCGACGGAAACTACTCGATGTACTCGAACGGCGTCGCCGACCAGAACTACCTGCGCGGCGTCCAGGAGACCGACGCCTCGGGCGAGGTCACCTTCACCACCATCTTCCCCGCCGCCTACTCCGGCCGCTGGCCCCACGCCCACTTCGAGGTCTACCCCGACCTGGCCGAGGCCACCAAGGCCGGCGACCCCGTGAAGACCACCCAGCTCGCGTTCCCGAAGGACGTGTGCGAGACCGTCTACGCCACCAACGGCTACAGCGCCAGCGTGCGCAACCTCGCCTCCAGCTCACTGGAGACCGACAACGTCTTCAGCGACGGCCACGACACCCAACTGGCCACCGTCACCGGCGACGCGACGGGCGGCTACAAGGCCACCCTGCTGGTGTCGGTCTAG
- a CDS encoding Lrp/AsnC family transcriptional regulator, translating into MPTKPRAKVVTTGRLDPLDDTDRRIVEELRADGRLSMRALAERLHISRASAYSRVDRLHRDGVITGYSADIDPERYGFGISAYVYLKISQHSWKAVRSRIREIPEVWHGALVSGDYDLVLLVRAPDAHSLRDLVLNRLQTMPDVTSSHTVLVLDELHSPTT; encoded by the coding sequence ATGCCCACGAAGCCGCGCGCGAAGGTCGTCACGACTGGACGTCTGGATCCCCTCGACGACACCGACCGGCGGATCGTCGAGGAACTGCGCGCCGACGGCAGGCTCTCCATGCGCGCACTGGCCGAGCGCCTGCACATCTCCCGCGCCAGCGCGTACTCCAGGGTGGACAGGCTGCACCGCGACGGCGTCATCACCGGCTACAGCGCCGACATCGATCCCGAGCGCTACGGCTTCGGCATCTCCGCCTACGTCTACCTCAAGATCAGCCAGCACTCCTGGAAGGCCGTCCGCAGCCGCATCCGGGAAATCCCCGAGGTCTGGCACGGCGCCCTTGTGTCCGGCGACTACGACCTGGTGCTGCTGGTCCGCGCCCCCGACGCCCACAGCCTCCGCGACCTCGTCCTCAACCGCCTGCAGACCATGCCCGACGTCACTTCCAGCCACACCGTGCTCGTACTGGACGAACTGCACAGCCCCACCACCTGA
- a CDS encoding GNAT family N-acetyltransferase gives MIVRPAGAADLESLVRLRLANAEAHIALEPSVYRMPSREAVVDHFTSAVASTSDAILVAEIGGRVVGMIEVLRRPDPPDHQILRPEPSAFVHTVVLPEARGHEVGAALLAAGERWAAAAGVRHLSAGIHHANAGAVRFYGRHGYHDSGLSLGKRLTD, from the coding sequence GTGATCGTGAGACCGGCGGGTGCCGCCGACCTGGAGTCGCTGGTGCGACTGCGCCTGGCCAACGCCGAGGCCCACATCGCCCTGGAGCCCTCGGTGTACCGGATGCCCTCCCGCGAGGCCGTCGTCGACCACTTCACCTCGGCGGTGGCCTCCACGTCCGACGCGATCCTCGTCGCCGAGATCGGCGGCCGGGTGGTCGGCATGATCGAGGTCCTGCGCCGACCGGACCCGCCCGACCACCAGATCCTGCGCCCGGAGCCATCCGCCTTCGTGCACACGGTCGTGCTGCCCGAGGCCCGCGGGCACGAGGTCGGCGCGGCGCTGCTGGCGGCCGGTGAGCGGTGGGCCGCCGCCGCGGGCGTCCGCCACCTCTCCGCGGGCATCCACCACGCGAACGCCGGGGCGGTCCGGTTCTACGGCAGGCACGGCTACCACGACTCCGGGCTGTCGCTGGGGAAGCGGCTCACCGACTAG
- a CDS encoding HAMP domain-containing sensor histidine kinase yields MRRSLALVALAVTSMIALAFLIPLALVVAQLAEDRALADAERQAVALTPVLVITNEPKAIEQALASTQFGGAGRIAVHLPSGQVLGFVKSTPEQLATAKEEGKSFTASVSDGRVYLQPVVLDRGRVAVVEAFIPEADLSRGVESAWLALSGVAIVLVLGSVLVADRLGARVVSAAQALADGARKMEQGDLTARVEPTGPPELVEAGGAFNRMAARIGQLVASEREILADLSHRLRTPLTALRLDSETLGTDSSANRVRQAVHALEREVNELIRAARRELTDPDSNRCDAALVVQDRLVFWSALADDQQRLWNLRGTEKRAMVGLARSDLAAAMDAVIGNIFRHTPEGTNFVVALFHQAERVVIVIEDAGPGIPDTEAALRRGVSGAGSTGLGMDIVRRAAEATGGSLRIDRGPLGGTRVQLRLVRLPD; encoded by the coding sequence GTGAGGCGCTCGCTCGCGCTGGTCGCCCTCGCGGTCACCTCCATGATCGCGTTGGCGTTCCTGATCCCCTTGGCGCTGGTGGTGGCGCAGCTCGCCGAGGACCGCGCACTCGCCGACGCCGAACGCCAGGCCGTGGCCCTCACCCCGGTCCTGGTCATCACCAACGAGCCGAAGGCCATCGAGCAGGCGCTGGCCAGCACGCAGTTCGGCGGCGCCGGGCGGATCGCGGTGCACCTGCCCAGCGGCCAGGTGCTCGGGTTCGTGAAGTCGACGCCCGAGCAGCTCGCGACCGCCAAGGAGGAGGGCAAGTCGTTCACCGCCTCGGTGTCCGACGGCCGCGTGTACCTCCAGCCCGTCGTGCTCGACCGCGGCCGGGTGGCCGTCGTGGAGGCCTTCATCCCGGAGGCGGACCTGTCCAGGGGCGTCGAGTCGGCGTGGCTCGCCCTCTCCGGCGTGGCGATCGTGCTGGTCCTCGGATCGGTGCTGGTCGCCGACCGGTTGGGCGCGCGGGTCGTGAGCGCCGCGCAGGCGCTGGCCGACGGCGCGCGCAAGATGGAGCAGGGGGACCTGACCGCCCGCGTCGAGCCCACCGGGCCGCCGGAACTGGTCGAGGCCGGTGGCGCGTTCAACCGGATGGCCGCGCGAATAGGCCAATTGGTCGCATCCGAGCGCGAGATCCTCGCCGATTTGTCACATCGCCTGCGCACCCCGCTGACGGCATTGCGGCTCGATTCCGAAACCCTTGGCACCGACAGCAGCGCCAATCGCGTGCGGCAGGCCGTGCACGCGCTGGAGCGCGAGGTCAACGAACTCATCCGCGCGGCCCGTCGGGAACTCACGGATCCGGACAGCAACCGGTGTGACGCGGCTCTCGTGGTGCAGGACCGGTTGGTCTTCTGGTCCGCGCTGGCCGACGACCAGCAGCGCCTGTGGAACCTGCGCGGCACCGAGAAGCGGGCCATGGTCGGGCTCGCGCGGTCGGACCTCGCGGCCGCGATGGACGCCGTGATCGGCAACATCTTCCGGCACACCCCGGAGGGCACGAACTTCGTCGTCGCGCTGTTCCACCAGGCAGAGCGCGTGGTCATCGTGATCGAGGACGCCGGTCCCGGCATCCCCGACACCGAGGCCGCGCTGCGCAGGGGCGTGAGCGGCGCGGGGTCGACCGGGTTGGGCATGGACATCGTCCGGCGGGCGGCCGAGGCGACCGGCGGGTCGCTGCGGATCGACCGCGGCCCGTTGGGCGGCACCAGGGTCCAGTTGCGGCTCGTCCGACTGCCCGATTAG